Below is a window of Pochonia chlamydosporia 170 chromosome 7, whole genome shotgun sequence DNA.
TCATGAATTGGTAAACCTGACATCCGCAACACGCCAAAGGGGCTTGGATGAGACGGCATCTCACTCCGTGTCACTCCACGACCTCGACAGCATCGATGTCTTCGACTTCTTTAACTATCCGAAAATCCCCAACATGCCGTCCACTAGCCAGAACGGCCAAACGGGCATCTACCACTTACAGGGATTGGTGAACATGGGAAGTGATCAGTCAAGAGACGGAGCAGCCCCGGACCCCGAGTCCGACTGGCTGGGGTACTGATCGAAGGGTGCGGGAAGTGCAGTGGTAGCCGATGTTTTCGACGGCTAAGATGGTACGTGCAGAATTGGCGCATACGAAACTTTTTGGTGGGTGTACGAATGGAACTGGTCATTTCATGAGCAACTTCACAGCGGTCGTTTGCACTGTACTTTTATTACCTTTTTATGCGCAAAGGACGCCTGGAAACAAATCTTATACCCCTGAATATACCTTGCGCTGGACTCGCCGAAGCGCTAGTTTTTGTCGACCTTAGATTTAATGTATTATATATCTTGGACGCAAAAACTCCAACCCTGATTCGAAATCTACATACTTTTTGTCTCGTTTTTTGGCCGCTGCACAACGTTTTGTCGCAGCAGAAATGCGAAATATCACATCAAACCTGGCATGTGAAATGGCTATCCATGGCGGCGCAACCGAGCTGTGAACAGCGGAAGGCATCCCCCACGTAATCACTTTACACATTCACAGTTCCCTTGGCTATACAGATTCACTGGTCTCGGGGCTTTTATATATAACCATGCGATCGCCCCGTCGTAGAGTTGGATAGTTTTTCCCTTTGTAACAACACACAAGGTGTTCCTCACATTCCATTCCACAGAAGACACACACACATTCTCCCCCGTCCCCAATTCCCGCCTCCACGATCACCTTCCCAACGCCGTCATGCATCCGTCCAATCAGAGCTCGCCTAATTCGCAGCATTACCGACATCTCGTCTCCACCGCAGACCGAGGTAAGAGCTCGAAACATTACCGGCGGGTGAGCTTAACTTTTTGCCAGGAGCTTCTTTCAGCTCTTCAAATGCTTCAGAGAGTCCCTTTGCCATCAACGAATCGTTGAAGGAAGCACATCGCCTTGCCCTCCATCAGAGCGTCTCTGAGATCCTCTGCATCTCATAGCAGCTTATCTTCATTCTTCTGCCCATAACAGACAAGCATCTTGAACGAATCGTTCGACTTGGTGATCACCATGGCGCCACCAGCTAAAACCTTCACTCGTGAAGAGGTGCGAGAGCACACCACCGAGGATTCGTTATGGTGCATCATTGACAGCATCGTTTATGATCTCAGCGAGTTCATCATGGCCCACCCTGGAGGCGAGAGCGTCCTGCAGCAGGTCGCTGGCCAGGATGCCACAACCGCCTTCTACAACCTCCACCGTCAAGAAGTCTTGACCAAGTATGCCGACCTTGCAATTGGTACtatcaaggacgagaagcCCCAGGTTATTGTCCCCAAGCCCGGTGACCTCAGTCCTGTTCCCTATGCCGAACCGCTCTGGTTGGTCGAACACTTCAAGAATCCATACTACAATGACTCTCACCGTCGCCTGCAGAAAGCTCTGCGTGAGTTCACTGACAAGCACCTGATTCCTGAGGCACAGGAATGTGAGTCCACTGGGCGTGCTATCAGTCAGGATATGATCGATCTCATGAGCAAGAAGGGAATCCTCCACATGAGACTCGGCCCTGGTAAGCATCTGCACGGCGTCAACTTGATGGACGGCGCGGTCAAGGGAGAGGAATTCGACTACTTCCACGACATGATCGTTGCTCAAGAGTTTGCCAGAACCATGACCCGTGGCTTCCAGGACGGCAACATGGCTGGTATGACTATTGGTCTGACTGCCGTGCTCAACTTCGCCAAGAATGAGGCGTGGAAGAAGAACATTGCCGACCAAGTCTTTagcggcaagaagaagctctgCTTGGCTATCACAGAAGCCTTTGCTGGTTCTGATGTTGCTGGTCTCAGAACAACTGCTCAAAAGACACCTGATGGCAAGCACTATGTATGTTTTGTCTACCCTCGGTTGTGATGCGGGAAGCATTGCATCAGCTAACCTATGTTTTAGATTGTCAATGGCACAAAGAAGTGGATCACCAACGGTACCTTCTGCGATTACTTCGTTACCGGCGTTCGTACGGACAAGGGTCTCAGCGTGGTCCTGATTGAGAGAGGTGAGGGTGTTGAAACCAAGCCCATCAAGACGTCGTACTCTCCGACCGCCGGAACCAGCTACGTCACCTTTGATAACGTCAAGGTCCCCGTCGAGAACCTCTTGGGTGAGGAAAACAAGGGCATCCACGTCATTCTCAGTAACTTCAACCACGAGCGGTGGACCATGGTTTGTAAGTCTACCCTGATGCTAGGGTGCCatatcaacaacaccaacacataACTCTAACCGCTGAACAGGTGGCTCTATCCGAAACTCCCGCATGATTGTCGAAGAGTGTCTCAAGTGGGCCAACCAGCGTCTCGTCTTCGGCAAGCGTCTCATTGACCAACCCGTCATCCGTCAGAAGTAAGCATCTGTCAACTCGCTCCTCTATTCACTCCCCATCTAACGAAGTTTCCCTTCCATCAGGCTCGCCAAAATGATTGCCCTTGTCGAAGCCAACCACTCATGGATGGAGACAATCACCTACCAAATGTGCAACATGCCATACAAGCTGCAAGCCCAACATCTCGCCGGCCCCATCGGTCTCCTCAAGATGAGCACCACTCGTGCCGCTCATGAAATCGCCGACGAAGCTGTCCAGATCTGGGGTGGCCGTGGCCTAACACAGACTGGCATGGGCAAACACATCGAAATGTTCCATCGAACCTATAAATTTGATTCTATACTGGGTGGGGCCGAAGAGATTTTAGGCGATTTAGGCGTCAGACAGGCTGTAAAGAACTTCCCCAAGGCCATGCTATAGGGTAGGGTATTTTTGGGCATATTTTGGTGTTTTATAAGTTGTATAAATACAAAGATTGAATTCCTGAAAGCGGGCTCTGTTCAAGCGATAAATGGACCCCTCTCGACTTGACCAGCGTCTTCAGACGCAATCCTCCATCCCACGCGATTGGGCCGCTGCGACTTTGTAGCATTTGCCTCTGAAGTCACCTTGAATGCGACAACTACGACAGCAGGGCTCGTTGTATGTATGGCGATTTTCGCGACATAAACTATTGCGTTGTTGCAAGCATCGCTGCTACTCTCAGAATCGATCATTCTACTTCCAAAGCGAGCGATCTCGATACGAACGCCAAACCAGCAGGCAGACAGCAAAAAGATAGGAATTACACGTTTGTCGCCCGTCAGTCTCCATTGTCGCATTTGGGCAAAGGTCAAAATATAGGCTGCTTTGCACAGATTACTTGCAGAGCAGGAatcatggtcatggacaCGAGTACATTTCGCCCGCTGTCGCCGTCTTCTGGTCAGATTGCAGCTACAAGACACTTTCCAAGCTACCTACGACGGTACAACACTCTGGCATGCTGGAATGTGAGTGCTTCTGACATGCGAAGTCTTGCTGGACTCTGACACAACGTGACTTGGGATTACATCTAGACTGTCCAGGCACAGCAAACACCATTGCTCTTTGTTCAAGCGCACATTGTAGTCAACGCAGGTCATCTTATTCTCACTatcaactcatcaagcttCCGATCTGTCTTCTCTCCCACTCTATCCTTCGTCAGGAAGGACTTGTGAGGGACTGCCTTCAAGTCGCTCAAAGCCGAGCTACCTCAAAAGCCATTCCTCAGGACTGATGCTCATCCCTTCGTCAATACCATTTTCTGTCTCGACACATCTTGAGGTGAGACCAGCTCTTGCAAAGCAGATAGGCCGGAGGAAAAAGAGAAATTTCAACCTTCAGATACCAAATTGGATAATTCCCGAAAAGCCACCATTCGAAATGCCAGGTCCGCAATTAAATTGTCCATTGTTCGTTTTCTTCATCCTTTAAAGGGTAACTAACACCCGAGGTCGAACAAAACTCGACCCCACCGGAATCTGGTCTCGTGGATATCATATGATGCGAGGGGAAATCACTTTTCCTGTTTGCCTGGATTGCCATCTTTCTGTTATAGAAACAAATGAAACCGAGAAGACAAAAGAGACAAACGTTTTTTTAGCATAAAAGTTTGAGAAAGTCAAACACAAAATCAGAACACGTATTTTCGTCGTGGGTATCATGGAGCTGCCACGCCAACTTCCTCTCTGATCATCTAAGAATCGAGAGAACCTCTGGGCCACCAAGTTTTGGTGTTTCGACCATCCTAGTTAGGGCAAGCAGACTGGACGTGTCCGGCCTGCTGGCACTTGTAGCAGATCTTCTCGCCACCAGTCGATTCCTTGGGGCAGTCACGAGAGTAGTGGCCAGACTCGCCGCAGTTGTAGCACTTCATGCCATTGACGCACTCCCCTGTATAGCGCGTTAGTCCGAGACCAAGAGACAATATTAATGGAGGCGCGAAAGTCGCCCACTTACGGGACATGTGGCCGTAACCGCCGCAAGAGTAGCAAGTCTTGCcagcaccgccgccgccgccatagCCGCCGCCAAAGGAGCCGCCGTAAGAACCACCGGCCTTGGAGCAGTTGCGGGCAATGTGGCCAATTTCACCGCACTGAATTCATTAGCAAGAGCCTTTACCCGCCTGATTTTGGTCTGAGTGTTGAATGAATGTTCGCCTTACCTTGTAGCATTCCGTGGACTGGCCACCGGGgccgccagcaccaccaagagGGCACTCACGAGAAAGGTGGCCGGGTTGTCCACACTTGTAGCATGACTTGTTCTCCTTCATGGGTTCAGTGCAGTCGCGGCCTATCAAAGTAAGCATTTATAGAGCAAGGAGGTTTCGAAAGTCCTGCCACTCACTCATGTGTCCCTCGCCTAAGCTCCAATTAGTATATTTGGGATTAAAATGACAGCATGGAAGTCATACCTCCGCAGTTGTAGCTACGATGCAATGTCAGTGACTGCGATTCATTCAAAAATGGTCTCGTATTTTCTTACCACTTAGCAGGGCCTTTGGAAGGGCAGTCGCGGGCCTATGACCGGGGTGTCAATTCCCGAGGGCAGGTGAGTCTGACTGAAATCAATGAGCGTGTCATACCTGGTGTCCAGTATTGCCACCTATACCCCACGGTGTTAGCCATGATCGTTTCAGCATGTTTGGGAAAGTTGGCAACGATGGATGCGAAATCTTGTGGAGCGGTGCTGTCCACACAACGACCGCGCCCAAAggatgttgtggaggagATTTGAGACTCACAAGAGTAGCAGGCTCCGCGAGTAGCACCGGTATTAGGAGTGAAATCCATTTTTTGGGCGTTGGAATGAACTGGTAGAATTTTCTAATTCAGGATCTGGTACTCAACCGTCAGCGACCACCTTATTGTGGGCAAGTGAGTCGGAATCTCAAAATTCAAAATTTGTGAAGCTGTGGTGCGACGACCATCTGGGCAGACAGCATCGTGGCGACCCGGTGTATTCTTCCACCAAGCAGCTAAACGGCTAGCTCAACGGCGTGCAAAGATTGAGTTGGATAAGACATACCGTTTGAAAGGTAATATTGGGTGCAATTGGCGAAAGCACGTCAATTGATGGTCGATATATCGATATGTAAAATGCAACTCGAAGGTGGTGAGGACGAAAATGGGAAAAGTTTTTGGCGTTAACGGTGGTTTAGCGGGGCTCGGTTTTTTACCGTGCCAGACAACAGAGCAAACGGATTGACCAAGTTTCGTCCAAGATTCTCTGGGGCGGCTgctgactggactgggctggactgggctgACGGGGAACTGGAGTCAAGAGGTCGAGTGACAGAGAGAACAGCGTGGAGACACGAACTCCGAGTGGCTAGAACAAGTCGCCGCAAGCCAAGCTGGTTGATGATTGAGTGGCGTTTGGTGCTAAAGCGGGGCGAGACTGcggttttggttttggtgatCGGCTTGTCCACCTAAGTGTTAGAAGATGAAGAGACTTCAGGGAGATCACGCGACGCACAAGGTGATTGTCGTAGTCATGGGGAATTATCGAGGCggatggtgttggatgaagaagagttcCGTCACATGCGTGGTCGAGATTTCTCCTGATAAATTACCCCAGATTGGAAATCGTGGTGCTGGCCGCCAACTGGCAACAGCTGCTGGCATCTTTAGGGCAGCTGTCAAACAGCAGACATGTAGCAGGGTCCTTGCCACAATTGTCATTGTCCCCACTTATCTAGTGCTGGCTGGGAAAAGATACTCGCCAGCCCAATGCACTACACACCACAATCAACGCGACTGAGTTTGGCACCGCCGACAACTTATGAACGTTGGCTTCTTCTCTCCGGTTGTCTTGCTGTTTCAAATTAT
It encodes the following:
- a CDS encoding acyl-CoA dehydrogenase family protein (similar to Neosartorya fischeri NRRL 181 XP_001258212.1), whose product is MAPPAKTFTREEVREHTTEDSLWCIIDSIVYDLSEFIMAHPGGESVLQQVAGQDATTAFYNLHRQEVLTKYADLAIGTIKDEKPQVIVPKPGDLSPVPYAEPLWLVEHFKNPYYNDSHRRLQKALREFTDKHLIPEAQECESTGRAISQDMIDLMSKKGILHMRLGPGKHLHGVNLMDGAVKGEEFDYFHDMIVAQEFARTMTRGFQDGNMAGMTIGLTAVLNFAKNEAWKKNIADQVFSGKKKLCLAITEAFAGSDVAGLRTTAQKTPDGKHYIVNGTKKWITNGTFCDYFVTGVRTDKGLSVVLIERGEGVETKPIKTSYSPTAGTSYVTFDNVKVPVENLLGEENKGIHVILSNFNHERWTMVCGSIRNSRMIVEECLKWANQRLVFGKRLIDQPVIRQKLAKMIALVEANHSWMETITYQMCNMPYKLQAQHLAGPIGLLKMSTTRAAHEIADEAVQIWGGRGLTQTGMGKHIEMFHRTYKFDSILGGAEEILGDLGVRQAVKNFPKAML
- a CDS encoding cellular nucleic acid-binding protein (similar to Beauveria bassiana ARSEF 2860 XP_008601774.1), with product MDFTPNTGATRGACYSCGNTGHQARDCPSKGPAKCYNCGGEGHMSRDCTEPMKENKSCYKCGQPGHLSRECPLGGAGGPGGQSTECYKCGEIGHIARNCSKAGGSYGGSFGGGYGGGGGAGKTCYSCGGYGHMSRECVNGMKCYNCGESGHYSRDCPKESTGGEKICYKCQQAGHVQSACPN